In one window of Gemmatimonadetes bacterium SCN 70-22 DNA:
- a CDS encoding 50S ribosomal protein L35 yields the protein MPKMKTHKGAKKRFSVTASGKVRRLKANKSHILTKKDARRKRRLRRPTLIATNGEQKVIKRLIQA from the coding sequence ATGCCCAAAATGAAGACCCACAAGGGCGCGAAGAAGCGCTTCTCCGTCACCGCGTCGGGGAAGGTTCGCCGCCTGAAGGCCAACAAGAGCCACATCCTCACCAAGAAGGACGCCCGTCGGAAGCGCCGGCTGCGCCGTCCCACCCTGATCGCCACCAACGGCGAGCAGAAGGTGATCAAGCGCCTGATCCAGGCGTAA
- a CDS encoding translation initiation factor IF-3 — MQDNTKRVRVNRQIRISPVRVIGADGSQLGIMEVDRALALAEESGLDLVEVAATARPPVVRVMDYGKFKFEQAKQARQAKKKQHVIELKEVKFRPGIEEHDFDTKVRHARRFLGEGNKVKVTLMFRGRQIAHPELGFAVVERVSQQLADVAKTESSAKMEGKSLTMILAPK; from the coding sequence ATTCAGGACAATACGAAGCGCGTTCGAGTCAACCGCCAGATTCGCATCAGCCCCGTCCGCGTGATCGGGGCCGACGGCAGCCAGCTGGGGATCATGGAGGTTGATCGGGCCCTCGCCCTCGCCGAGGAGTCGGGGCTCGACCTGGTGGAAGTTGCCGCGACCGCCCGCCCGCCCGTAGTCCGCGTCATGGACTACGGCAAGTTCAAGTTCGAACAGGCGAAGCAGGCGCGGCAGGCGAAGAAGAAGCAGCACGTCATCGAGCTCAAGGAAGTGAAATTCCGTCCGGGCATCGAGGAGCACGACTTCGACACCAAAGTGCGGCACGCGCGCCGGTTCCTTGGCGAGGGAAACAAGGTGAAGGTCACGCTCATGTTCCGCGGGCGGCAGATCGCCCACCCGGAACTGGGGTTCGCCGTGGTCGAGCGAGTCTCGCAGCAGCTCGCCGACGTGGCGAAGACCGAAAGTTCAGCGAAGATGGAAGGGAAGTCCCTAACGATGATCCTGGCACCGAAGTGA
- a CDS encoding redox-sensing transcriptional repressor Rex: MKRIADSTVRRLSIYLRFLEDSVARGIRTISSDDLARRGGTTSAQVRKDLSFFGSFGKRGLGYPAQELTAALRDILGLGRAWRVIIIGAGKIGTALVQHHGFRQRGFEIVGMYDADARKIGSTWDGLVVRDIRQVEGDLVQAPPDIAVLTVPGEQAQGVADRLVAAGVKAFLNFAPVQLHLPSEVTVRNVNLAMELEGLSYALANRERNGADD; encoded by the coding sequence GTGAAGCGCATCGCCGACAGCACGGTCCGCCGCCTCTCCATCTACCTCCGGTTCCTCGAGGATTCGGTCGCCCGCGGCATCCGGACCATCTCGTCCGACGACTTGGCCCGCCGGGGTGGCACCACCTCCGCCCAGGTGCGCAAGGACCTGTCCTTCTTCGGCTCCTTCGGCAAGCGCGGCCTCGGCTATCCGGCACAGGAGCTCACCGCCGCCCTTCGCGACATCCTCGGCCTGGGTCGCGCCTGGCGCGTCATCATCATCGGCGCGGGAAAGATCGGAACGGCACTGGTGCAGCATCACGGCTTCCGGCAGCGCGGCTTCGAGATCGTGGGGATGTACGACGCGGACGCGCGCAAGATCGGGAGCACATGGGACGGACTCGTCGTGCGCGATATCCGCCAGGTGGAAGGCGACCTCGTGCAGGCGCCCCCGGACATCGCGGTGCTCACGGTCCCCGGCGAACAGGCCCAAGGGGTCGCGGATCGCCTCGTCGCCGCCGGGGTCAAGGCCTTCCTCAACTTCGCCCCCGTCCAGCTGCATCTCCCCAGCGAGGTGACGGTGCGCAACGTCAACCTCGCGATGGAGCTCGAGGGGCTGAGCTACGCGCTGGCCAACCGCGAGCGCAACGGCGCCGACGACTGA
- a CDS encoding ribosomal RNA small subunit methyltransferase A: MHGRRPSPLPPPRKRLGQHFLTDRRTLERIADAVDPQPGETIIEIGPGRGALTDLLVDRAERLVAIEVDTLLVPVLRARYAASPHVRIVEGDVLDLSLPALAEGAWALVGNVPYYITTPIIFQALRSPRPSRMVFLVQREVAERVAAPPGSDAYGALSANVQALARAELVARVPAGAFHPRPKVDSAILRLTPRPDPVVTPEEEAPFSRLVQGAFGQRRKQMRRVVRALYDLGGEGAEALLGACGIEATARPETLGPEAFARLLRAAGALPR; the protein is encoded by the coding sequence ATGCACGGTCGCCGCCCCTCGCCGCTCCCCCCGCCGCGCAAGCGGTTGGGGCAGCACTTCCTCACCGACCGGCGCACCCTGGAGCGCATCGCCGACGCCGTCGATCCGCAGCCGGGGGAGACGATCATCGAGATCGGTCCCGGACGCGGCGCACTCACCGACCTCCTCGTCGACCGGGCCGAGCGGCTGGTGGCCATCGAGGTCGACACGCTGCTCGTCCCCGTGCTGCGAGCGCGATACGCGGCCAGTCCACACGTGCGCATCGTCGAGGGGGACGTCCTCGACCTGTCGCTCCCCGCGCTGGCGGAGGGAGCATGGGCGCTGGTGGGGAACGTCCCGTACTACATCACCACGCCGATCATCTTCCAGGCGCTTCGCTCCCCGCGTCCGTCGCGCATGGTCTTCCTCGTGCAGCGGGAAGTGGCGGAGCGCGTGGCCGCCCCGCCGGGGAGCGATGCCTACGGGGCGCTGTCGGCCAACGTCCAGGCGCTCGCCCGCGCGGAGCTCGTCGCCCGCGTCCCGGCCGGGGCCTTCCATCCGCGCCCCAAGGTGGATTCCGCGATCCTGCGCCTGACCCCGCGCCCCGACCCGGTCGTCACCCCCGAGGAGGAAGCGCCGTTCTCCCGCCTGGTGCAAGGGGCCTTCGGGCAGCGGCGCAAGCAGATGCGCCGCGTGGTACGCGCCCTGTACGACCTGGGGGGCGAAGGTGCGGAGGCGCTCCTCGGCGCCTGCGGGATCGAGGCGACGGCGCGCCCCGAGACGCTGGGGCCCGAGGCGTTCGCGCGGCTCCTGCGAGCCGCCGGCGCGCTCCCGCGTTAG